From Ipomoea triloba cultivar NCNSP0323 chromosome 5, ASM357664v1, the proteins below share one genomic window:
- the LOC116020605 gene encoding acetylajmalan esterase-like, with translation MAYSSSFLLTAFILFPLAFATNSPPLPPFKRIYQFGNSISDTGNLLRLPGATMHYPAYRLPYGETFFHKATGRFSDGRLIVDFIAAALKLPFLDAYLDADGSFAQGVNFAVAGATALDVGFFAKRNISTSNSKPPISKQLEWFDNHLKSTFQSPASRSNCFENSLFIFGEFGGNDYFPFFRQGWSIEEVRTLVPRVVAAIIHGIKRIVELGAKRILVPGPFPFGCMPSQLASSNSSDPSDYDGLGCLKSFNAFSSYHNRFLSRALSILNREVSSEGVVIVYADYEGAFLEILRKSSLYGFDREWLHKACCGAIGEKYRYDYSEPCGTNGTDVCPSPAHAMHWDGVHLTDASYHRISQIIIRQSITKLKI, from the coding sequence ATGGCTTATTCTTCTTCATTCCTTCTAACTGCTTTCATTCTCTTCCCTTTAGCCTTTGCTACCAACTCGCCGCCCCTTCCCCCCTTCAAACGCATCTACCAGTTCGGCAATTCCATCTCCGACACCGGAAACTTACTCCGCCTCCCCGGCGCCACGATGCATTACCCCGCCTACCGCCTACCTTACGGGGAAACCTTCTTCCATAAGGCCACAGGACGGTTCTCCGACGGTCGCCTCATCGTCGACTTCATCGCCGCCGCTCTCAAGCTCCCGTTCCTCGACGCTTACCTGGACGCCGACGGTTCATTCGCTCAGGGCGTCAATTTCGCCGTCGCCGGAGCCACGGCGCTCGACGTAGGGTTTTTCGCGAAGAGGAACATTAGCACCTCCAATTCCAAACCGCCGATCAGCAAGCAATTGGAGTGGTTCGACAATCATCTCAAATCTACCTTCCAATCCCCCGCTTCGCGCTCGAATTGCTTCGAGAATTCGCTTTTCATCTTCGGAGAATTTGGCGGGAACGACTATTTCCCCTTCTTCCGCCAAGGATGGTCGATTGAAGAGGTTAGAACTCTCGTCCCTCGCGTCGTCGCCGCAATTATTCACGGAATCAAACGGATCGTCGAGCTCGGAGCAAAGCGGATCCTCGTTCCCGGCCCGTTCCCGTTCGGATGCATGCCGTCTCAACTCGCCTCCTCCAATTCCTCCGATCCGTCCGATTACGACGGCCTTGGATGCCTCAAATCCTTCAACGCTTTCAGTTCCTACCACAACCGATTTCTAAGCCGCGCTCTCTCGATACTCAATCGCGAAGTCTCCAGCGAGGGCGTTGTGATCGTTTACGCCGACTATGAAGGCGCTTTCCTGGAAATTCTCCGGAAATCGTCTCTATACGGATTCGATAGGGAGTGGTTGCACAAAGCCTGCTGCGGAGCGATCGGGGAGAAGTATCGTTATGACTACTCCGAACCTTGCGGAACCAACGGCACTGACGTATGCCCTAGCCCTGCTCACGCCATGCATTGGGACGGCGTTCATCTCACCGATGCATCTTATCATCGCATTTCTCAGATTATCATTCGTCAGTCGATAACTAAGCTGAAGATCTAA